Proteins encoded in a region of the Vicia villosa cultivar HV-30 ecotype Madison, WI linkage group LG5, Vvil1.0, whole genome shotgun sequence genome:
- the LOC131606011 gene encoding uncharacterized protein LOC131606011 — protein MADQEQHNMEVRMEIDELKGSITKLTEMMQVMIARDVVPQRTVIAEVSEVDEDLIPVQRPPSTWPEFGLPPGYTPPFANTLGVGLSAQQIAPIPVIAEQPPIVHTTVQPPPFVYHVDDSERGDQEPNHEVEKVKEKYNVLEKRLKVVEGNDIFGFDTMNLCLVSDLTVPAKFKVPEFEKYKGHTCPKDHLTMYFRKMAAYANNDKLLVHIFQDSLAGASLKWYMSLKREHIQTWRDLGEAFLKQYKYNMDLAPDRRQLQTMTMRDRETFKVYAQRWRELAAQVEPPLAEKELTGMFMDTLHPVFYEKMIGSVSSSFADLVTIGERVEEGLKNGKIVNAAGSPNNNQPKRFPGNFQRKKEGEANAVVTGGEGTQNPQPYQASIYPQTPFMPYYQYPYVAAAQHQQPYLPMPSHQQPGNASHQNAPQSTPQNSQQRQDEQNNQNRSQKGPPKEPRRIDPIPMTYTELWHALIHKSLIAPRPTKAPTPPFSKGYNPNAKCAFHSGVVGHSIEDCWVLKEKVQDLIESKMLTFRDVNPNVVTNPLPR, from the coding sequence ATGGCTGACCAAGAGCAACACAACATGGAAGTTAGGATGGAAATCGATGAGTTGAAAGGAAGCATCACCAAACTCACTGAGATGATGCAAGTAATGATTGCTAGGGATGTTGTGCCCCAAAGAACTGTCATAGCTGAAGTCTCCGAAGTTGATGAGGATCTCATTCCTGTTCAAAGGCCACCTTCTACATGGCCAGAATTTGGTTTACCACCTGGTTACACTCCCCCATTCGCGAATACTTTGGGAGTAGGACTTTCTGCGCAACAGATTGCACCAATACCAGTCATTGCTGAACAGCCTCCGATTGTTCACACTACTGTTCAGCCTCCTCCTTTTGTCTATCATGTTGATGATTCCGAACGTGGTGATCAAGAACCCAACCACGAGGTGGAAAAGGTGAAAGAAAAGTACAATGTCCTCGAGAAAAGATTGAAAGTCGTTGAAGGGAATGACATTTTTGGATTTGATACCATGAACCTCTGCTTGGTTTCTGACTTAACTGTGCCTGCAAAGTTCAAAGTCCCTGAGTTCGAGAAATACAAGGGGCATACTTGTCCTAAAGATCATCTGACTATGTACTTTCGTAAGATGGCTGCCTATGCCAACAATGACAAATTGCTCGTTCACATCTTTCAAGATAGCTTGGCTGGAGCTTCTCTGAAATGGTACATGAGTTTGAAGAGGGAGCATATCCAAACATGGAGAGACTTAGGCGAAGCTTtcctgaaacaatacaagtacaacatgGACTTAGCCCCTGATCGCAGACAACTCCAGACTATGACTATGAGAGATAGGGAAACTTTCAAAGTGTATGCCCAACGCTGGAGAGAGTTAGCTGCTCAAGTCGAACCTCCTCTTGCTGAAAAAGAGCTTACTGGCATGTTCATGGATACCTTGCATCCAGTTTTCTATGAGAAAATGATTGGAAGTGTATCTTCTAGCTTTGCTGACCTAGTCACCATTGGAGAAAGGGTCGAAGAAGGTTTGAAAAATGGCAAGATTGTCAATGCTGCTGGATCACCCAACAACAACCAACCAAAGAGATTCCCAGGAAACTTCCAGAGAAAGAAAGAAGGTGAAGCTAATGCTGTAGTGACTGGTGGTGAAGGAACTCAGAATCCACAACCCTACCAAGCTTCGATTTATCCACAAACGCCATTCATGCCTTACTATCAGTATCCGTATGTCGCAGCTGCTCAACATCAACAACCATACTTACCCATGCCATCGCATCAACAACCAGGGAATGCTTCTCATCAGAATGCTCCGCAAAGTACTCCACAGAATTCTCAACAAAGGCAGGATGAGCAGAATAATCAGAATAGGTCTCAGAAAGGTCCACCAAAAGAGCCTCGCCGCATCGACCCAATTCCGATGACTTACACTGAATTGTGGCATGCGCTAATCCATAAGTCGTTGATAGCTCCTAGGCCAACTAAAGCTCCAACGCCACCATTCTCCAAAGGATATAATCCGAATGCTAAGTGTGCTTTTCATAGTGGAGTAGTTGGTCATTCCATTGAAGACTGTTGGGTTCTGAAAGagaaggttcaagacctgatcgaGAGCAAGATGCTCACCTTTCGAGATGTTAATCCGAATGTGGTCACTAATCCTCTACCCCGGTGA